In a genomic window of Ferrimicrobium sp.:
- a CDS encoding GntR family transcriptional regulator encodes MGQEQENGHGIVFLIDRSTGVPAYRQIVNQVLAALRLGQLAIGDQLPPVTEVVRQASINVNTALKAYKTLETQGITLAKQGVGTLIVHNPFLGKETVHRKLAERLDAVVVQAVNDGLTDDDIKLALTTAIERLALTKEGSSAT; translated from the coding sequence ATGGGGCAAGAGCAGGAAAACGGGCATGGGATCGTCTTTTTGATCGACCGATCGACCGGAGTCCCTGCATATCGCCAGATCGTCAACCAAGTGTTGGCGGCGCTACGCCTCGGCCAACTCGCTATCGGCGATCAACTGCCCCCCGTCACCGAAGTGGTCCGCCAGGCGAGTATCAACGTCAACACCGCCCTCAAAGCCTACAAAACCCTTGAGACACAGGGGATCACGCTCGCCAAACAGGGAGTTGGCACACTCATTGTCCACAATCCATTCCTCGGCAAGGAAACGGTCCACCGCAAGCTTGCCGAACGACTCGACGCTGTGGTTGTCCAAGCGGTCAACGATGGGCTCACTGACGACGATATCAAGCTCGCACTCACAACGGCGATCGAACGCCTGGCATTGACGAAGGAGGGAAGCAGTGCAACATAG
- a CDS encoding ABC transporter ATP-binding protein has product MQHSGLEVQDLTHLAYREEFLHRLQRKEILHGMSFHLEASRVTGLVGQIGAGKTTLLHCLAGLRPILSGKATLDGQPLRRGDLALVDQRASLPQELTIADLGHLCEGYNTGFDRALFMKLIDRFDLAMNVRIKRVSEGQRKVVAIATALARHARLLLLDEPLASLDPMSRRAIMGEVLATAHEDGTTILLSSHLVTDIERDCDWLLILDRGYLLVSESIDTLIERHVYLADTHDTSGTVVTAGGGRSLVRRSGPSDDDLEHPGLEEIVIGYLNGAQQQREHEDVPPGFVSTINEGEHA; this is encoded by the coding sequence GTGCAACATAGTGGTCTCGAAGTACAGGACTTAACGCATCTTGCATACCGAGAGGAGTTCTTGCATCGCCTACAGCGCAAGGAGATCCTACACGGCATGAGCTTTCACCTGGAAGCCTCGAGGGTTACGGGTCTTGTTGGGCAAATCGGAGCCGGTAAGACGACCCTCCTGCACTGTCTCGCGGGCCTGCGTCCCATCCTCTCAGGCAAAGCTACCCTCGACGGCCAGCCTCTTCGCCGTGGTGATCTCGCGCTCGTCGACCAACGGGCATCGCTGCCCCAAGAACTGACTATCGCCGATCTTGGACACCTGTGTGAGGGCTATAACACCGGCTTCGATCGAGCCCTCTTCATGAAGCTCATCGACCGCTTTGATCTCGCTATGAACGTCCGTATCAAACGAGTCTCGGAGGGTCAACGTAAAGTCGTCGCTATCGCCACCGCTCTAGCGAGACATGCTCGACTGCTGCTCCTAGACGAGCCGCTCGCATCGCTCGATCCTATGTCACGACGTGCCATCATGGGTGAGGTCCTTGCAACCGCCCACGAAGACGGAACGACCATACTGCTCTCCTCACACCTCGTCACCGATATCGAACGCGATTGTGACTGGTTGCTCATCCTCGATCGCGGCTACCTTCTCGTCTCCGAGTCCATCGACACATTGATCGAGCGTCACGTCTACCTCGCGGATACCCACGACACGAGTGGCACCGTGGTCACCGCTGGCGGCGGTCGATCGCTTGTGCGACGTAGCGGTCCAAGTGATGACGATCTCGAGCACCCTGGCCTCGAGGAGATTGTCATCGGCTATCTCAATGGTGCCCAACAACAACGTGAACACGAAGATGTCCCACCAGGCTTCGTGTCCACCATCAACGAAGGAGAGCACGCGTGA